Proteins co-encoded in one Symmachiella macrocystis genomic window:
- a CDS encoding serine/threonine-protein kinase, which translates to MASTVNSRAGKGTARPDERRASAADLLPEEFVPMEFLGGGAMADVWRVTHRDSGEMFALKMLRADWADYTVTQRLLENEAEVGAAVNSRYVVKVFAADLESSPPYLLMEWLDGEILESVLHKRGKLAYIDALWIARQCAEGLECLRQAGYTHGDIKPANLLLAADGSLKLLDLGFARRCRKIDADQIPTVDILTGTPEYLAPEALSAEPSWGVARDIYSLGVTLFQMLTGRLPFQAQQPGDLLRSQLGATPPKVRNFAADVPRELEELVAAMLAKQPVRRPQSLERLIRVFMELELANISSNNGAT; encoded by the coding sequence ATGGCTTCTACTGTAAATTCCAGGGCAGGCAAGGGCACGGCTAGGCCGGATGAGCGTCGCGCAAGCGCAGCGGACTTGCTGCCGGAAGAATTTGTGCCGATGGAATTTCTCGGCGGAGGGGCGATGGCCGATGTGTGGCGGGTGACGCATCGCGATTCCGGTGAAATGTTTGCGCTGAAAATGTTGCGAGCGGACTGGGCGGACTATACGGTCACGCAACGACTGTTAGAAAACGAAGCCGAAGTGGGCGCGGCGGTGAATAGCCGGTACGTGGTCAAGGTATTTGCGGCCGATCTCGAGAGTTCGCCTCCCTATCTGCTGATGGAATGGTTGGATGGAGAGATCCTGGAGAGCGTGCTGCACAAGCGGGGAAAATTAGCTTACATCGATGCTCTGTGGATTGCCCGCCAATGCGCCGAGGGTTTGGAATGTCTGCGTCAGGCTGGTTACACCCACGGTGACATTAAACCGGCCAACTTGCTGCTTGCGGCGGATGGAAGTTTGAAGTTGCTGGACTTGGGGTTCGCTCGCCGCTGTCGAAAAATCGACGCTGATCAAATTCCCACGGTCGACATCCTGACCGGCACACCGGAGTATTTGGCGCCCGAAGCTCTTTCAGCGGAGCCGAGTTGGGGAGTCGCTCGCGATATCTACAGCTTGGGCGTAACGTTGTTTCAAATGCTGACCGGCCGGTTGCCGTTTCAGGCACAGCAGCCGGGCGACCTGTTGCGGAGCCAGCTTGGGGCAACGCCGCCTAAGGTCCGGAATTTCGCCGCCGATGTGCCGCGTGAGTTGGAAGAATTGGTCGCCGCCATGTTGGCCAAACAACCGGTCCGCCGCCCGCAATCACTGGAGCGGCTGATCCGCGTGTTTATGGAATTGGAATTGGCCAACATTTCCAGCAACAACGGTGCCACTTAA